The window GAAATTCAGAAAATGTTTGGCGGAGGCGGTGGAATTGGATTTAGTAGCAATGGTGCTTTTAACGTAAATGGAAGAAATTTTGGAGGAGGACAAGGAATTGTAAAATCTAAAATTGGAGGAGTAACTTATGCCGATAAATACGGTAAAGGTTTAGACGTAAATGCAAATTATTTTTATTCTGGAAGTAGCTCTAACAATGAGTCTAAAAATAATCGTGAAAACATCTTACCAGATAGGCGTTATTTCTCTAATTCTAACTCTTCTTCTGAAGACGAAAACGACAATCATAGTTTAGATTTAGAATTTGACATTGAAATAGATTCAACTTTTCTAATTAATGTAAATCCGTCTTTTGTATTAAATGACCGTAAAGGTTCTTATAATAAATTTGAAGAGTCTTTAGATGAAAACAATGTTTTAACGAACAGTTCTAATAGTAATACTCGCTCAGAATCTTCAGCGAAAAACTTTAGCAACGAAATTGATTTAACTAAAAAAATAGGAAGCAAGGGCTCTTTTATTAAAGCATCTGTTAGAAACCAAATTGATAAAACAAATACGGACGATTACAATAATTCTACCATTGAAATTTTTGGAAACAATCCTTCAACCGAAATAAGAAATCAGTTTAGTGATATTGAAAATAATTTAAACGGACTTAGAACAAGAGTAACCTATCGTTTTCCTTTAATTGCTAAAAAGTTATTTTTAGATGCTAAATATATTTATCAAAAAGACGAACGTGAAAACAAGGAAAGTACATTTGATTTTGACACAAATACGCAGCAATTTTCTGATTTTAACACACAATTAAGTTCAGATTTTACTTTTAATGATATTACAAAAACACCTTCGTTAGCCATTGTATATAGAGATAAAAAATGGCGTTTTAATTTTGAAACTGGTTTTCAAAACAGAACTATTGAAAACGAAGATAAATTAAGACCTAATTTAAACTTAAAAAGAGATTTTAATAATGTTAATTTAGATGCAGGTTTACGTTATCGTTTTGACTCAAAAGCTTCTATTTACTTCGATTATAGCTTAGAAAACGGAGCGCCTAGAATTAATCAACTACAACCTTTTACAGATGTTTCTAATCCATTAAACATTGTTACTGGTAACCCAAACTTAAAACCCTCTAACAACCATAGAATGTATGTTAATTTCAACAAATTTAATTGGCAAAAACGTACTGGATTATACCTTTATGTAAGTGGTGGATTAAGAAACAACCAAGTAGTTTCTAAAAGTATAATTGGAGATGATTTAGTAAGAAATACCACTTATGAAAACGTTGACGGTGCTTATGATGTTTGGGGTGGCGGAAGCTATAGTAAAAGTGTAAAATTAGATACAATTAGCAATTTAAAAATAAGAGTTGGTACGCGTTTAAACATCAATAAAAACATAAACTTTTTTAATGATACTGAATATGGCGCAAAAACAACTGAAATATCTCCAAATCTAGGTTTAACCTATGAATGGAACAAAGTTGTAAGTATTGAACCAAGTTATACAATCTCTTTTTCGGAAACGAATTACGATTTAAGTAATTTCCAAAATCAAAAGTTTACAAGACACTCATTTAGAGTTAGAACAAAAACTACGGTTCCTAAAAAATTAGAATGGCGTAACGATATTCGTTATAACTTTAACCCAAATGTTGTTGGTTTTAATCAATCTTCATGGTTTTGGAATTCAACTTTAGCCTATTCAATTCTAAATGATAAAGCTTCAATTACTTTAAAAGCGTACGATCTATTAAATCAAAACACAAACGCACAAAGAAGAGCTACCGCTAATTATATTGAAGATTCAGAAAGCACAGTTTTACAACAATATTTTATGTTGGGCTTTAACTGGAAGTTTAATAGTTTAGGTCAAAAAGGAAAAGTTAGGGATTACAACATGCATTTTTAAAATGTCCTTTTTGTAAACCTACATACTAAAAACCGACTATTATTCTACATTTTGTAACTTTGTTATATTAAATATTGAATTTTGGAAGTAAAATTACATAAAGGATTAGAGAATTTAGATTTACCACTTCAACTAAATATTAGTTTTGAGAAGATATACGACATGCTTAAAACATACGCAAGTCCAGTATCTAAAAGCCACCCTTTTTATGCTTCATCAAAAATTATCGTAGAAGAAGTTGAGAAAAATCCTGAATTAATAACAGGTTTTACAGATTTAACTACGCTAAAAAAACACGAAGATTTAATTGAACTTTTATTAGAAGCTTTGTTTCCTGAATTACTTACTTTAAATGAAATAAAAGCAGTAACAATTCCTTTTACCTTTACTTCATTTAAGTTTACAAAGCGCTTTGAAAATATCTTAAAAAATGCTGGTGACGATTATGAGTTAAAAATAAGAAACATAGAAGAAAATGCCTTATATATTATGGCATGTACTTTTATTTTAAATTCAGTATACAAACACCCAATAGACTTAAAACGCCCTTTTTTCTTTGATATTCCTGACAAAAAATTAGGCATTACAAAGAACTATAGAGTTGCTTTTAATGCTGATTTTATGGAAATATTTCCATCTAAAAATGCTCCAAAAATTACAGAGGAAGATATAAAATTACTGCTAGATAATTATGATAATATTGACGTTTGGAAAGAAAAATTCCCGTTAAAAAGTTATATTTTCAAAGGATTTGGTATCATGAATTTGTTTGACGTTACCGCAGATGAAACAATATCTTCTATAAGAACAAATTTATTACGAAAAGATGATGGAAGTATTGTTGAAAAACTTCAAGAAGACTTAAGTTCTTTTTATAATATTAAAGACCTTAAAGTAGGGTTTTCTATTTTTGATACATCAGAATTAAATTACGGGACTAGCAAAATAAAAAAAGCAGATAGTATTTTACTTGATAACGAAAAAAGCATTTCATGTTCAGATTTTTTCTGTGATCATATAATGGAAAATGTATTCCATAAAAACAAAAGTATTGTAATCTCTGACGTTGAAAAATATGGTGTAGGCAGTAATGAAAATCCATTTTACAAAAAATTAAAGTCAAGAAATATTGGAAGCATAATATTAATTCCAATAAAAACATCTGAGAATAATGATCTTGCTTTATTAGAAATTGGTTCTCCAAGAGCTTACGAATTAAACTCTGTAAACAAACAAAAGCTTCAAGATATAATCCCTGTATTAAAAGCAGCCGTAGATCGTTTTTCTGAAGAATACGCTAACACTTTAGAGGCAACAATACAAGAACATTACACCTCTATTCACCCTTCTGTAAAATGGAAATTTAATAACGCTGCAGAAAACTATCTTCAAGATATTTTTGAAAATGCGGAAAACCCAAAACCAGAAGAAATAATTTTTAATGATGTACATCCGCTATATGGTCAACTAGACATAAAAGGATCTTCTGTTGCCCGAAATAACGCAATTTTAGAAGACTTAACAACACAACTTACATTAGCAATTTCTGTGTTAAGAGAAGCTTGTAATTCAGAAAATTTACCTATTTACAATGAATTAATGTTTCGTGTTTCAGCCTATTTAAAAGAGGTGAAAAAAGGATTAAAAGCAGGAGATGAAATTGCGATTTTAGATTTTTTAAAGACGGAAATTTATCCCGTTTTCACACACATAAAAGACATAAATTTAGAACTCGAAACTCTAGTAAATACTTACATGGGCAGGTTAGATAATAACTTACAAGTTGTATATGAAAAAAGGAAAGCCTATGAAGAAAGTGTAACTTTATTAAATGATAAGCTTTCTAAATATATCGACAAAAAACAAGAAGGAGCCCAACAAATGTTTCCTCATTATTTTGAACGTTATAAAACCGATGGCGTTGAGTTTAACATGTATATAGGTGAATCTTTAACAAAAAAGAAAAAGTTTGATAATCTGTACTTATACAATCTTCGTTTTTGGCAAATACAGTTAATGTATGAAATGGAAAACCTTGCCATGAATGCTACCAAAGAAATGGAACACAAATTACGTGTTGCTTCTTTAATATTGGTTCACAGCAATCCTTTGGCTATTAAATTTAGAATGGATGAAAAGCAGTTTGATGTTGATGGCGCTTACAATATTCGTTACGAAATCATCAAAAAACGTATAGACAAAGCCCATATAAAAGGAACCGATGAAAGATTAACTGTTCCTGGTAAAATTGCAATAGTTTATTCTCAAGATAAAGACAAGCTAGAATATATTAAATATATAAATTTCTTACAATCTAAAAATCAACTAGGTAAAATTGAAGAGTTAGAACTAGAAGATTTACAAGGCGTTTCTGGCTTAAAAGCTTTACGTGTAAAAATAATTTACAAAGAAGATTTTGATGCTAAAAAAACAATAACAATAGATCAGTTAATGAATGAGTTAAAATAAAACAGTTAGGCTTTACCTTGTGCATAAAAAGCAAAAACAAAAGCAATAACACTTACCAAAATACCGATCATAAAAACAGTATAAGTTAGTCTTAAAAGACTATATTTTCTATTTAAAACCAATCCTAAGAAATACAAATCTTTTGTAAGAGAACTATAAAGGTAATCTCTATCTTTCATCATTTCTTCCATTGCCCATTCAAATTCTTGTAATTTCATTTGATGAAAATTTCCAAAGAACAACAAATTTACTTTCTTATTTGCTACATCTTCTTTTGTAAATTTTCCTTGCGTAACATTTGGTCTAGTTGCCATTATAGATAAAACTATAGATGCAACAGTAAATGCTATAAAAATAATAGACGGAGTTATTAAATAATCATTAGATGGGTTATCTAGTTTTGGGAGTAAAGTAGAAAGTGCCATAGAAATAATAATAGCATTTACAGAAAGTAAAATATTTGCTTTCGTATCGGCAATATCACTTAATGTAATATGGTTTCTAAGTGCAACTCTAAACATAGTTTCAACACCTCGCTCTGGTAATTCAATCTTACTTTTTTTGTGAGCTAATTCTTCTTTTTTATGTTTTAACTTTGTGCTTTCAGTTTTTATTTTCTTTTCCGTTTTTATTAACTGTGCTAAGTTTTTACTTTTTTGTTTGTCCCAAATTTTTGAGGCTGTACTAGTATAATAACGGTGCTTATTAGTTAAAAAATCTATGTTTTCTTTCAACCAATCAGATTCATTTAAAACCCTATCTTTGGAAAGCTCCCATTCTCTTCTAAGCAACTCTGTTAAATAACTAAAGTTTTTACTTCCTAAATGAGAACAATCTGCATCATTTAATATCTTTTCATATTCGGAAACAGGTTCTACTCCCATTTCTGTAGAAAGAATCATCTGTGAAATTGCTTCAATTCTCTCAGAAGCTAAACCGTTTTCTTTTAAAAATTTAGCAGCAATTTTCACTCCTTCCGTCTCATGACCATCCATAACCTTGGTGTAACCAATATCATGAAACCAAGCGGCTAATATTAAATTTTCTTTTTCAATTTCAGATAAATCTAAAATCTCAATTAACTCCACAGTCTTCTCTACTACGCGCTGTGTATGAGAAACATTATGATACACAAAACTTTTTTCTAAGTTTGAGTTTAAAAAATTAATAACAAAATTTTCTGTTTTTGAAATCAAAGTATCCATAAATTGAGTAATTTTAAAAAGTAAAAATAAGTAAAGTTTTTAGGACTTTTAACAATGTAAGTTTTATTACAAATTTCCGACTAAAATAATAAGTGAAAAATTAAATAGTACCGTTTCAATAATTATTGAGATTGTACTATATTTTTTGCTCAAAATTTTCATATTTTTAATAACTTAAAATAACGAAATTTATTATGCTTACTTGGAAAAACATTATTAATTTTACTGTAAATGGAAACCCGACTCCAACAAAAAGAGTTGAAAAAACGGAAAATGAATGGAAAGAATTACTAACTCCAGAACAGTTTAGAGTAACACGTTTAAAAGGAACTGAAAGACCTTTTTCTGGCGAACTCTGTTCAATTTACGAAGAAGGTAAATATAATTGCGTTTGTTGCAAAACCCCTCTATTTGATTCTACAATTAAATTTGAATCTAGTTCTGGCTGGCCTAGTTTTACACAACCAATTGAAGAAAACGCAATTAAGTATCATAAGGATATTACTCTTGGAATGGTACGTGTAGAAGTGCTTTGCAATACTTGCGACGCACATTTAGGACACATTTTTCCTGATGGACCAGAACCAAGCGGATTACGTTATTGTATTAATTCAGAATCTATGCAACTAGAGAAAGGAGCAGAAAATGACAACTAATAATTTACAAATTGCCACTTTAGGCGGAGGTTGTTTTTGGTGCACAGAAGCTGTATTTCAAGAAGTAAAAGGTGTAGAGAAAGTAGTTTCTGGTTATGCTGGAGGAAATGTTCCTGGAGAACCAACTTACAGAGAAATTTGTTCTGGTTTAACAGGTCATGCAGAAGTAATTGAAATTACTTTTGATTCAAATATAATTTCATTTGAAGATATTTTGGTCATTTTTATGACAACTCATGATCCAACAACGTTGAACCAACAAGGTGCGGATAGAGGAACACAATATCGTTCAGTGATTTTTTATCAGAATGAAGTTCAGCAAAAAATAGCACAAGAGGTTTTAAAACAAATTCAACCGTATTATAACGATACAATTGTAACTGAATTAAGTCCTTTACCAATATTTTATAAAGCTACAAAAGAGCATCAAAATTATTATAGAGAAAATACACAACAAGGGTATTGTAGTTTTGTAATTGAACCAAAGTTGGCAAAACTGAGAAAACTACATGCAGATAAATTAAAGTAAAATGATAAAGTTATTTGGAGCACAACGCTGTCATAAAACACAATATTATCAAACATTTTTAAAAACGCGTAATTTAGATTACGCGTTTTTAGATGTAGAAAAAAATAATGAGTTTGCAGAAGAATTACGTAATCTATATGAAAATAGAAAGCTAAATTTCCCTACAATTACTATTAATCAGAAAAAGCTAAGAAATCCAACAGATAAAGAGTTAGAAAAGTGGATAAAGAAACTAAAATAGCATTTGGCGGTGGTTGCCATTGGTGTACAGAAGCTGTCTTTCAATCCTTAAAAGGTGTTAAAGAAGTAGCACAAGGTTTTGTAGCATCTATTAATGAGAATAGTACATTTTCAGAAGCAGTTGTTGTACATTTTAATTCTGAAAAAATTTCTTTAAAAACTTTAGTTGAAGTGCATTTACTAACACATAAAAGCACAAGTAACCATTCTATGCGTAAAAAATACAGATCAGCTATTTATACATTTTCAGACACACAAAAACTGCTAATTGAAGAAGTTATGCGTTATTTTAAGTCAAAATCAGCTGTAGAAATCATTACACAAATATTAGATTTCAAAGAATTTAAGCCATCCGAAAAGCAATTTAAAAATTATTATTACACAAACCCTAAGAAACCTTTTTGCGAAAAATTCATCAATCCAAAATTACAATTGTTACAAGAACGATTTTCTAAACAATTAAAAACAGAACACCAAAATCATCTATAAAATGAAAAGCACAAAACTTACTATTTCAAATTCAAAAAATCAGCAATTAAATGCATTTTTAGAATTACCAGCAAATCAAAAACCTAATTACTATGCAATTTTTGCACATTGTTTTACATGTTCTAGTTCTTTAGGTGCTGTAAAAAATATTAGTAGGACACTAACCAATTACGGTTTTGGAGTCATTCGTTTTGATTTTACTGGCTTAGGAAGAAGTGAAGGAGAATTTGCTGAAAGCCATTTTTCTGCAAATGTTGATGATTTAATTGCAGTAAGTAATTACATGGAATCTAATTATGAGGCGCCAACTTTATTAGTTGGACATTCTTTAGGAGGCGCTGCAGTTATTTCCGCAGCAGCTAAACTTAATACCGTAAAAGCTGTTGCAACTGTTGGCGCACCAGCAACTGTTAGTCATGTAAAACATTTATTTTCTCACGGAATAGAAGACATAAAATCCAAAGGAGAAGTTGAAGTTAATATTGGAGGAAGACCATTTAAAATAAATAATGATTTTGTTGAAAATTTTGATAAAACAGATTTACCTTCAGTTGTAAAGAATCTTAGAAAACCTTTATTAATTCTTCATTCTCCAACAGATACTATTGTTGGAATTAAAAATGCCGAACAAATTTATCACAATGCACATCATCCAAAAAGTTTTGTAACGTTAGATAATACAGATCATTTATTATCTAATGCTAAGGATAGTATTTATGTTGGAAACGTTATTGGAGCTTGGGCAGAACGTTATTTTGAGCCAAAAGAAAACCAAATGTTAACCACAAAAGGAGAACAAATTGTTGGTCATTTAAACCTACTCGAAGATAATTTTACCACATCAATTCAAACTAAAAATCATTTTATGATTGCAGACGAACCAACATCTGTTGGCGGTGATGATTTTGGACCTTCTCCTTATGAATATTTAAATGCAGGTTTAATTGCCTGTACAGCAATGACATTAAAGCTATATGCAGAACGCAAAAAATGGGATTTACAAGAGGTATTTGTTTATGTTTCTCACTCTAAAAAACATAGTGATGATCTAGAAGTTCAAGTTAACAAACCTACTTATTTAGATTTTATAACTAAAAAATTAAAATTTGTTGGTAATTTAGACGACAAGCAAAAACAACGGTTAAAAGAAATTGCTTCTAAATGCCCAGTGCATAAAACTTTAGCAAGTAAAGTTATTTTTGATACATCAATCCTAGAAAACTAAAATTTTAAAACATGAATTTAATAGAAAATTTAAAAAGTTATTTCAGTAAAAAAGCAAACAACCAAACAACTAGCAAAGCTCCAGAAGGAGTTTGCCCTAATTGTTGGGGAAAACAAGAATGGGAAGGTGATTTTTACAAAAAAATAAAAGCCAACAATATTACACCTGACAACAACCTATATACTAGTTTTATAAATGAAGTAGCACAAAAACTAGACAAAATCACCTTAAAAGACGACGTTTTAATTTGTGAAACCTGTAAAATATCACACAAATAAAAGCCATCTAACTACCTTAACAAAATGAAGTTAAATATTCAAGATACTTTTAATAAAGAGCTACCTGCAGATACAATTTTAGAAAATTCACGCAGGCAAGTTGTAAACTCTTGCTATTCTTTTGTTACACCAACAAAAACAGCAAAGCCTAGCTTAGTACATGTTTCTAAAGAAATGTTAGAAACTATAGGTTTAACTTCTGAAGATGCAAAATCAGATGATTTTCTAAACGTTTTTACAGGAAATGAAATCTTAGAAAATACGCAGCCATTTGCAATGTGTTATGGCGGACATCAATTTGGTAATTGGGCTGGACAATTAGGTGATGGAAGAGCTATAAACCTAACAGAAATTGTACACAATAATAAACGTTGGGCAATTCAGTTAAAGGGCGCTGGTGAAACGCCATATTCAAGAACTGCAGACGGTTTAGCTGTTTTACGCTCTTCTGTTAGAGAATATTTATGTAGTGAAGCAATGTTTCATTTAGGCGTTCCAACTACGCGTGCTTTAAGTTTAAGTTTATCTGGAAGTGAAGTTTTGCGAGATGTTATGTACAACGGAAATCCTGCGTACGAAAAAGGCGCAATAGTTTCTCGTTTAGCACCGAGTTTTATCCGTTTTGGAAATTTTGAAATTCTTGCTTCAAGACAAGATATTGAAACTTTAAAACAACTTACAGATTATACAATTAAACATTTTTATCCGGGAATTTCTTCCGAAGGAAAACAAAAATATCTTGATTTTTTAACCGAAGTTAGAAACAAAACCATTGACATGATTGTGCATTGGCAACGAGTTGGTTTTGTGCACGGAGTTATGAATACCGACAACATGTCTATTTTGGGTTTAACCATAGATTATGGACCTTATGGTTGGTTAGAAGGTTACGATTTAGGTTGGACACCAAATACAACAGATATTCAAAACAAACGATATCGATTTGAAAATCAGCCAAATATTGGGATTTGGAATTTACTGAAATTAGCAAATGCCTTGTATCCTTTAATTGAAGAAGTTGATCCTTTACAGGAAATCCTAAACGATTATCATGCTATTTTTAAGGAGAAATACTTAAAAATGTTGCAAGAAAAAATCGGTTTATTTTCTTCGGAAGAAAGCGACTCTGAACTTATTGGTCGTTTAGAAGAAACCTTGCAACTTACTGAAACGGACATGACAATTTTCTTTAGAAATTTAGCCAATGTATCAGCAAACGATGACGTTGATTCAGCATTTAAAAAAGTAACAAATGCTTTTTATGTTTTAGATGAAGTTAGAGGCGAAATTAAAGATTATTGGCAAGATTGGTTTAAACGATATCTACAAAGGTTGCAAAGAGAGATTTTTTCTAATACAGAAAGAAAAATAAAAATGGATTTGGTAAATCCTAAATATGTATTGCGAAATTACATGGCACAATTAGCAATTGACGATGCAGACAAAGGAGATTATAAGTTAATTGATGAGTTATATCAAATGCTTAAAAACCCATATTCAGAACAACCAAAAAATGAAAAATGGTTTGCAAAAAGACCAGAATGGGCACGTAATAAAGTTGGTTGTTCAATGCTAAGTTGTAGCTCTTAATATAATTTATTGTACTTTAGAAATCATGACTCACGAGTTTATAAATATTTTACAGCAAGCGTTAATCAACCAAAAAAAAGGTTTGAATAACGTATTGGTAACTGTAGTAAACTTAGACGGTTCTTCTTACAGAAAGCCAGGAGTTAGAATGTTATTGTCTTCTGATGATAAAATGGTTGGTGCGGTTAGTGGTGGTTGTGTAGAAAAAGAAATACAACGCAGAGCACAAACTGTTTTTAAAGACAAAAAAGCAAAAATTATAACGTATGATGGTCGCTACAGATTAGGTTGCGAAGGCGTTTTATATATTTTATTAGAACCTTTTTTTATTTCTGATGATTTATTTACCGAGTTTTCAAAAAACATATCAGAGAGAAAATCATTTATTATTGAATCTTACTACCAAAAAGAAGATGAAGTTTTCGGTGATTTTGGCTCAATAATTCAATTTGAAAATGGAGCAAAATTTACTTTTTCAGAAGGGAAAATAAATACAAAAAATGAAGTTTTTTCTCAAACCTTACAACCACTTTTTAAACTTCTAATTATTGGAGGAGAACACGATGCTGTAAAGCTCTGCGCTCAAGCAATTCAATTAGGTTGGCAAGTAGAAGTAATAACTTCTATAAAAGACCCTAAAGAATTAACTGATTTTCCTGGAGCAACTTCTGTAACCGCACAAACTCCTGAAATTCTTGAGTTGAATAACATAAATAAGCATACAGCAATAGTAATCATGAATCATAATTTCACGTATGATTTACGTTATTTAACAACTCTACAAAATGAAAATCCAGTTTATATTGGAATTTTAGGAGCCGCTAAAAGACGAGAAAAACTATTAAATGAGTTATTTGATATTGCTCCCGATATCTCTGACGAATTCTTAGAAAAAATTCACACGCCTGCAGGTTTAAATATTGGAGCAGAAACGCCAGAAGAAATTGCTTTATCAATATTAGCTGAAATATTATCCGTAGTTAGAAAAAAAGAAGTGTTTTCTTTAAAGAAAATCACAGGAAGAATTCATAGTTAAAATGCAAAAAACAGCAATACTTATTTTAGCGGCCGGAAGTTCTACAAGAATGAAAGCTACAAAACAATTACTACCTTATAAAAACACAACTTTGTTAGGTTTTGCAATTGAAACTGCACAAAAAACTACAGCAAACGAAGTCTTTTGTGTTTTAGGACATAAAGCTGAAATCATAAAAAAATCTATCGAAAAACAGCAAGTTGAAACTATTTTAAATCCAAATTTTAAAGAAGGATTAAGTTCAAGTATTGTTGCAGGAATTCATCATATTTTTCCTAAAAATTTTGATACTGTTTTAATTATGTTGGCAGATCAACCTAAAATAACTCCCGTATTTTTAAATGAATTACTAAAAATATCAATAAAAAATCCTTCTAAAATAATAGCATCTAATTATGGGAAAAATATTGGTGTTCCTGCAATTTTTCCGAAGAGCTATTTTTTAGAGTTATTAGATTTAAAAGGAGATAAAGGAGCTAAGAATCTATTAATAAAAATGTCTTCAAAATTAATTTCAATAGAATCCTCTAACCTAATTGACATTGACACAAAAGAGGATTATAAAAAGCTATAAACAGTGTCTTTTTTCCATTTATTCTAAAAAAATTAAATTAGCAGAATCAACTAAACTAAATCCATGAGGTTAACTAGAACTTTTATATTCCTTATTCTTTTTATATTCGTTACAAATTGCGCAACTTACAAACCTCAATATTCAGAAAATAAACTAAACAAAGTCAACGCTAACAACAAAGAAATAGAACATTCTTTTTATTTAATTGGAGATGCTGGCAACTCAACTTTAACTAAAAACTCACCCGCTTTAAACTATTTAAAACGTAAAACTGAAAATACTTCCGAAAATGCTACGTTGCTTTTTTTAGGTGATAATGTTTATGAAACTGGAATTCCAAATAAGAATAATGAAAATTATGCTTTAGCAAAAAGAAGAATAGAAGCGCAAACAGATGTTGCTAAAGATTTTAAAGGACAATCAATATTTATTCCTGGAAATCACGATTGGTATAACGGTTTAGATGGCTTAAAACGTGAAGAAAGATTAGTAGAAGAAGTATTAGGGAAAAAATCTTTTTTACCTCAAAACGGTTGTCCTTTAGAGAAGGTTAACATCTCTAAAGATATTGTTTTAATAATTGTTGACACACATTGGTATTTAACAAATTGGGACAATCATCCAACAATAAATGACAATTGTGAGATAAAAACAAGAACAAAGTTTTTTGATGAATTTGAAGGTTTAATTAAAAAAAGTAGGGGAAAAACTACCATTATTGCAATGCATCATCCAATGTTTACAAATGGTTCTCATGGAGGAAAATATTCTTTTGCAAGCCATATGAAACCTACACCTGTTTTAGGAACACTTAAAAACTTAATTAGAAAATCTTCAGGAATAACAAATACCGATATTCAAAATAAAAAGTACAATGCGCTAAAAAAACATTTAGTTACTATTTCTCAAGAAAACGATAAAACAATTTTTGTGTCTGGTCACGATCATAATTTACAATACATAGTTCAAGATAATTTACCACAAATAATAAGTGGTTCTGGCTCTAAAACAATGGCTACAAAATTATCTGGAGGCGCAAAATTTACCTATGCAGCTCAAGGTTTTGCCAAATTAGATGTTTATAAAGATGGATCTTCATCTGTTAGTTTTCATACTGTAAAAGATGATAAAATTGTATATCAAACTGAAGTTTTACCTCCAAATGAGAAAAAAGTTTTCAATACATTTCCTAAAAATAAAATTACAGAAAAGAAAGCTTCAATTTATACTAAAGAAGAAGTAACCAAAAATGGCCTTTATCGTTATTTCTGGGGAGAACGTTACAGAAAATATTTTGGGACAGAAGTAAGTGCACCAACAGTAGATTTAGATACACTTTTTGGCGGATTAAAACCTGTTAGAAAAGGTGGCGGA of the Tenacibaculum todarodis genome contains:
- the msrA gene encoding peptide-methionine (S)-S-oxide reductase MsrA, with the translated sequence MTTNNLQIATLGGGCFWCTEAVFQEVKGVEKVVSGYAGGNVPGEPTYREICSGLTGHAEVIEITFDSNIISFEDILVIFMTTHDPTTLNQQGADRGTQYRSVIFYQNEVQQKIAQEVLKQIQPYYNDTIVTELSPLPIFYKATKEHQNYYRENTQQGYCSFVIEPKLAKLRKLHADKLK
- a CDS encoding glutaredoxin family protein; the protein is MIKLFGAQRCHKTQYYQTFLKTRNLDYAFLDVEKNNEFAEELRNLYENRKLNFPTITINQKKLRNPTDKELEKWIKKLK
- a CDS encoding peptide-methionine (S)-S-oxide reductase yields the protein MDKETKIAFGGGCHWCTEAVFQSLKGVKEVAQGFVASINENSTFSEAVVVHFNSEKISLKTLVEVHLLTHKSTSNHSMRKKYRSAIYTFSDTQKLLIEEVMRYFKSKSAVEIITQILDFKEFKPSEKQFKNYYYTNPKKPFCEKFINPKLQLLQERFSKQLKTEHQNHL
- a CDS encoding bifunctional alpha/beta hydrolase/OsmC family protein, encoding MKSTKLTISNSKNQQLNAFLELPANQKPNYYAIFAHCFTCSSSLGAVKNISRTLTNYGFGVIRFDFTGLGRSEGEFAESHFSANVDDLIAVSNYMESNYEAPTLLVGHSLGGAAVISAAAKLNTVKAVATVGAPATVSHVKHLFSHGIEDIKSKGEVEVNIGGRPFKINNDFVENFDKTDLPSVVKNLRKPLLILHSPTDTIVGIKNAEQIYHNAHHPKSFVTLDNTDHLLSNAKDSIYVGNVIGAWAERYFEPKENQMLTTKGEQIVGHLNLLEDNFTTSIQTKNHFMIADEPTSVGGDDFGPSPYEYLNAGLIACTAMTLKLYAERKKWDLQEVFVYVSHSKKHSDDLEVQVNKPTYLDFITKKLKFVGNLDDKQKQRLKEIASKCPVHKTLASKVIFDTSILEN
- a CDS encoding protein adenylyltransferase SelO, which gives rise to MKLNIQDTFNKELPADTILENSRRQVVNSCYSFVTPTKTAKPSLVHVSKEMLETIGLTSEDAKSDDFLNVFTGNEILENTQPFAMCYGGHQFGNWAGQLGDGRAINLTEIVHNNKRWAIQLKGAGETPYSRTADGLAVLRSSVREYLCSEAMFHLGVPTTRALSLSLSGSEVLRDVMYNGNPAYEKGAIVSRLAPSFIRFGNFEILASRQDIETLKQLTDYTIKHFYPGISSEGKQKYLDFLTEVRNKTIDMIVHWQRVGFVHGVMNTDNMSILGLTIDYGPYGWLEGYDLGWTPNTTDIQNKRYRFENQPNIGIWNLLKLANALYPLIEEVDPLQEILNDYHAIFKEKYLKMLQEKIGLFSSEESDSELIGRLEETLQLTETDMTIFFRNLANVSANDDVDSAFKKVTNAFYVLDEVRGEIKDYWQDWFKRYLQRLQREIFSNTERKIKMDLVNPKYVLRNYMAQLAIDDADKGDYKLIDELYQMLKNPYSEQPKNEKWFAKRPEWARNKVGCSMLSCSS
- a CDS encoding XdhC family protein, translating into MTHEFINILQQALINQKKGLNNVLVTVVNLDGSSYRKPGVRMLLSSDDKMVGAVSGGCVEKEIQRRAQTVFKDKKAKIITYDGRYRLGCEGVLYILLEPFFISDDLFTEFSKNISERKSFIIESYYQKEDEVFGDFGSIIQFENGAKFTFSEGKINTKNEVFSQTLQPLFKLLIIGGEHDAVKLCAQAIQLGWQVEVITSIKDPKELTDFPGATSVTAQTPEILELNNINKHTAIVIMNHNFTYDLRYLTTLQNENPVYIGILGAAKRREKLLNELFDIAPDISDEFLEKIHTPAGLNIGAETPEEIALSILAEILSVVRKKEVFSLKKITGRIHS
- a CDS encoding nucleotidyltransferase family protein, whose protein sequence is MQKTAILILAAGSSTRMKATKQLLPYKNTTLLGFAIETAQKTTANEVFCVLGHKAEIIKKSIEKQQVETILNPNFKEGLSSSIVAGIHHIFPKNFDTVLIMLADQPKITPVFLNELLKISIKNPSKIIASNYGKNIGVPAIFPKSYFLELLDLKGDKGAKNLLIKMSSKLISIESSNLIDIDTKEDYKKL